From Manihot esculenta cultivar AM560-2 chromosome 18, M.esculenta_v8, whole genome shotgun sequence:
aagggtgaaTCTCGGTCTGAGATTTAACAGATACCGGAGTGAAATAAGGTTTGCCATCCATTCTGTAATTCCATGAATTTCAGGCAGCTGTGAATTTCCAGGGTTTGTCATGGTCAAACTTTTAAGCGCGGACAGATGTTGCAGGCCATAAGTAAGGGAAGCCAGATTTGAGCGCTGCACAATGGTTAGGCGCTCTAGCACTGGTGTGTTGCATGTCTACCGGTAAACAAATGACCCCATTACATTCCCCGTAGGAGAGTAACCCAAGTGAGCTCAATCCTTCGACACATGCTGTTGGCAGAACAAACTGCTAAGGTTGGCCAATCCATGTGGCAAAGTATCTAGCTGTCGACACCAACCAATCCTTAGTGACTTCTCCACTTCTGAGTGCCCAAAAATTTGTGGCATCGAGCAAAGCTTGGGACAAGAACAAACTGACAAGGACAGGAGCAGTGGTTTGTTTCTGAGTAATGCAGCAGTGGTTTGTTTCTGCGTAATGCTTTGGTATGAATTCTTAAGTCTGGAAATTTTTCGATAGGAAGAGTGCAGAGCGACAGTAGCTATGCTGCGGACCTTAGCATCAAGGTACTGCAGTTCCTCATCTCTAAAATCGAAGAGACGGAAACCATGGCATGTTAATGAAGATTGGTTGATTGTTTTCTGAAACATTCTCCAGGTGTTTGTCGATATTGTAGCCGGCGAAGGCCGTCTTCACATCCTTGGCCAACAATGAATATTGGAAATGTTCAAGGATTACATCAAAACCCCAATATTGGCTGGAAAGCGAACGAGGTGAGTACAAGACCTGCAACTTCATGGACCAAATCTGTAGTTTGTATTACTGAAACTTCATTATTCAGCTTTCAAGAAAAGCGTCAGGGCTTTTCTATTGAAGCATGGCCTTTAGTTTACATTCGATAAACTGGTTCTCTCGGCTTGATTTGACATTCTCCTGTTTCAGCGTCTATTCCTTGTTTAGAAATACACCAGTGTCGGGCCAAAAGTCTCATTTGATTATTTTTAGCATGTATAGTTTATATACTATATTTTTAGCTTGTATTAATCACATAATCAAAATTATACACAAGGCACAACAAATTTATAGCATTAAAATTATGTATGGATTACACAACATGAGAAATCTTGCATGAATCTTACTGCACACAAGAATTCTCCTACAAACCACCATATCCATTGACCCCAAgattttaacaaaaattaaCTTAGCATATGCTGTTCTATGAATTTagtcttctttttttatttcttcacACATCACCCAATCCACCAATTTATAGAAGCATTATGATTAGAAAATAGGACCAGCTGCAAGGATCTCCTCGGTCAGTTTGTTGTCTTTTCCAATCTTATAATTCGCGAACACCTCAAAATTAGTCCTGAACAGACCGGCCAGCTTCAAGAGGGCATCTTTGTAGGCCTTTTTATCAGACCACTGCAATTCAACAACCATTCAAAGCAGTCAGATTTAGGAAAGAAGGTTTAGCAAGGTCTTGtaaatgtaaattaaagagaaggAAGCTTACGGTGTTCACAGGGTCCAGGACTTCTGAAGGCACACCCTCGATCTCAGTTGGGATTTCGAGCCCAAACACTTCAGTCTTTTTGTAGTTTGCCTTCAAAAGGCTCCCAGAATGTATAGCATCAATGATTTTCCGAGTGTATGCTAACTTGATACGGCTTCCCACTCCATAGCTGCGGATTAAAAGCTATGGAATTTATACGCTGCTGAACCAAAATGCATGATCTGAATTCTGAATGGGTTAAATTTCATACCTGCCACCTGACCAGCCGGTATTGACGAGCCATCCTGTAGCCCCATGCCTCTGCATTTTTTCAGCCAACATAGCTGCATACTTAGTAGGATGCAGCATTATAAATGCTGCACCAAAGCAGGCTGAAAATGTTGCCTGTGGCTCCTTAATACCATCCTCTGTCCCAGCCACCTGTTTAAGAATGGGGCTATTAGTAAACCGAAAATACTCTTGAACCTGCTACAAATCTACTTCAAAGTGTATTGAAGGAACAGCAGGTTTAACAAGTACCAAAGCAGTATAACCACTGATGAAATGATACATGGTCTGCGCCAAGCTCAGCTTGCTCACGGGTGGGAGAACCCCAAATGCATCACACGCCAGAAGGATGACATTCTTTGGATGCGGACCAACACATGGTATCTTAGCATTCGGAATAAACTCTATAGGATATGCTGCCCTTGTGTTTTCTGCAACAGTATATCAAAAAGAATTAAGAGGAGGGCTCAAGTACTAGACAGCCACAGGAAAAATCCAATGCATGCTTTGTTTAAAAGATATCCATTTCACACATGCATccgaaataataattatttcagTGTCTAATCTATTTACTATTAGCCATTGTCGAGCAGTTCATAGTAAAATACACTATGAATTAAAACAAAAAGCAGATCCATTATTAGTTATTACCTGTGACGGATTTGTCAGTATAATCTACTTCTCGAGTATGCTCATCAAACACCACGTTCTCGAGCACTGGAATATGCAAAAAATCTCGTTAGCACTAGCTAAGCAGCGGCGATACAGCCTGCTAAAAAAGCCTTGTTCACTTTCTTTTGAAACGAGATTTTGGAACATGGATCAGAATGTTACCAGCTCCAAACTTAATGGCATTCCAGATATCTGGCTCTTTGTCTTTTGAAAGATCAACGCACTTGGCATAGCAACCTCCTTCAATGTTTGACACACCATTCTCACTCCAACAGTGTTCATCGTCCCCAATTAAATACCTATTGTGGTCAGTAGACAGAGTGGTCTTTCCAGTACCTATGACAAAAATAAAACAGAAATTGTATTCATGAGCAACAAGAATTGTGATAAGAGATAGCATTAGATAGAGATCATAACAGGCACGTATCAGTTAGCAGCTGACTGGTCTCCACTGCGGGAAGGATGAAGATCCGGTGGTAGTTTACCTGATAATCCAAAGAAGAGGGCAACATCCCCATGTTTTCCCATATTGCAGCCAGAGTGAAGGGAGAGAATTTGACGCTTAGGCATCAGATAATGCATTACGCCGAAAAGACCTTTCTTCATTTCCCCAGCATACTGGGTGCCAAGGATAACCATTTCTCTCCTAGCAAGATTGATGTCTATGCTAGTGGAGGAAGTCATGTAATGGGTGTAACGGTTAC
This genomic window contains:
- the LOC110606866 gene encoding phosphoenolpyruvate carboxykinase (ATP) 1, translated to MAENGEFSFKSKSSGRKGLPKILTQKNRNDVCHDDSGPTVKAQTIDELHSLQKKKSAPTTPIHPGTPFSPKTEEERQKQQLQSISASLASLTRETGPKLVKGDPARKTEGQKLTHVAHPYEFTPSFSLSDSALKFTHVLYNLSPAELYEQAIKYEKGSFITSAGALATLSGAKTGRSPRDKRVVKDKTTENELWWGKGSPNIEMDEHTFLVNRERAVDYLNSLDKVFVNDQFLNWDPEHRIKVRIVSARAYHSLFMHNMCIRPTPEELEDFGTPDFTIYNAGQFPCNRYTHYMTSSTSIDINLARREMVILGTQYAGEMKKGLFGVMHYLMPKRQILSLHSGCNMGKHGDVALFFGLSGTGKTTLSTDHNRYLIGDDEHCWSENGVSNIEGGCYAKCVDLSKDKEPDIWNAIKFGAVLENVVFDEHTREVDYTDKSVTENTRAAYPIEFIPNAKIPCVGPHPKNVILLACDAFGVLPPVSKLSLAQTMYHFISGYTALVAGTEDGIKEPQATFSACFGAAFIMLHPTKYAAMLAEKMQRHGATGWLVNTGWSGGSYGVGSRIKLAYTRKIIDAIHSGSLLKANYKKTEVFGLEIPTEIEGVPSEVLDPVNTWSDKKAYKDALLKLAGLFRTNFEVFANYKIGKDNKLTEEILAAGPIF